From the Equus przewalskii isolate Varuska chromosome 19, EquPr2, whole genome shotgun sequence genome, one window contains:
- the LOC103542833 gene encoding butyrophilin subfamily 3 member A3-like isoform X14: protein MKMESSLDFPLLDLLVSLILVQLLTPCSAQFSVIGPPGPILAMVGEDADLPCHLSPKMSAETMELMWVRSSLREVVYEYANGKEVEENQMAEYRGRTSLLRDGITEGKATLRIYDIRASDSGNYLCYFQDDNFYEKAMVKLEVAALGSDFHIEMKGHEDGGIHLDCMSTGWYPQPEIQWIDSKGIYMPAVPGPLMLDGAGLYEVTASVIVKDSSEDEVFCIIRNPLLREEKSARISIADPFFWRARPWIAALAGTLPVLLLLLPGAGYFLWRQQQVIEREQAAKEDERWAREYLQLVQRGLKPLDYADVILDPNTANPNLLVSEDQRSLQWVDRRQNLPDNPKRCDSHYSVLGCRSFTSGRHFWEVEVGDRKDWHVGVCTENVERKDHICIAPANGFWAVGLSNGKDYRALAYSRIKLTIDNPPVRVGVFLDYEIGEVSFYNAVDGSHIYSFPRTYFSGHLYPVFGISTLEPTALTICPPPT from the exons ATGAAAATGGAAAGTTCCCTAGATTTCCCTCTGCTCGACCTCCTTGTCTCCCTCATCTTGGTCCAGCTGCTTACCCCTTGCTCAG CTCAGTTTTCTGTGATTGGACCCCCTGGGCCCATCCTGGCCATGGTGGGTGAAGACGCTGATTTACCCTGTCATCTTTCCCCGAAGATGAGTGCGGAGACCATGGAGCTAATGTGGGTGAGATCCAGCCTTAGGGAGGTAGTATACGAGTATGCAAATGGGAAGGAGGTAGAAGAGAATCAGATGGCAGAGTATCGAGGGAGAACTTCACTTTTAAGAGATGGCATCACTGAAGGGAAGGCTACTCTCCGAATTTATGACATCAGAGCCTCTGACAGTGGGAACTACCTGTGTTATTTCCAAGATGACAACTTCTATGAAAAAGCCATGGTGAAGCTGGAGGTTGCAG CATTGGGTTCTGATTTTCACATTGAAATGAAGGGTCATGAGGATGGAGGGATCCATCTGGATTGCATGTCCACTGGCTGGTATCCCCAACCCGAAATACAGTGGATAGACTCCAAGGGAATATACATGCCTGCTGTGCCAGGACCTTTGATGCTGGATGGAGCAGGTCTGTATGAAGTCACAGCATCTGTGATTGTGAAAGACAGCTCTGAAGATGAAGTATTCTGTATCATCAGAAATCCACTCCTCAGAGAGGAAAAGTCAGCCAGGATTTCCATTGCAG ATCCCTTCTTCTggagggccaggccctggatAGCGGCTTTGGCTGGGACCCTGCCTgtcttgctgctgcttctcccagggGCTGGTTACTTCCTGTGGCGACAGCAGCAGGTgatagagagagagcaagcagcaAAGGAGGATGAACGATGGGCAAGAG AGTACCTCCAGCTTGTACAGC GTGGATTGAAGCCTCTGGACTATGCTG ATGTGATTCTGGATCCGAACACAGCAAACCCCAATCTCCTTGTTTCTGAGGACCAGAGGAGCTTGCAGTGGGTGGACCGACGACAGAATCTGCCAGACAACCCTAAGAGATGTGATTCGCATTACTCTGTGCTTGGCTGCAGGAGCTTCACGTCAGGGAGACATttctgggaggtggaggtgggggacagGAAAGACTGGCATGTCGGAGTGTGTACGGAGAATGTGGAGAGGAAAGATCACATTTGTATAGCACCCGCGAATGGGTTCTGGGCTGTGGGGCTGTCTAATGGGAAAGACTATCGAGCTCTTGCTTACTCCAGGATCAAGCTGACAATTGACAACCCTCCTGTAAGAGTCGGGGTTTTCCTGGACTATGAGATTGGTGAGGTCTCATTCTACAATGCTGTGGATGGATCTCATATCTACTCCTTCCCACGCACCTACTTCTCTGGGCATCTGTACCCTGTTTTTGGAATTTCAACATTGGAACCCACTGCCTTGACCATTTGCCCACCGCCGACCTGA